Proteins encoded in a region of the Bacillus sp. T3 genome:
- a CDS encoding YuzB family protein: MKPMVEFCIGNLVKGSQVAFEALQRDPNLDVIEYGCMSYCGICESTLFAVVNGEIIKGSTPDELVEKIYQFIEENPMF, encoded by the coding sequence ATTAAGCCAATGGTCGAATTTTGTATTGGTAATTTAGTAAAAGGATCTCAAGTAGCATTCGAGGCTCTTCAAAGAGACCCGAATTTAGATGTTATAGAGTATGGCTGTATGAGCTATTGTGGTATTTGTGAATCGACATTATTTGCAGTAGTGAATGGTGAAATTATTAAGGGATCTACACCAGACGAACTGGTTGAAAAAATATATCAATTCATTGAAGAAAACCCGATGTTTTAA